In one Leishmania infantum JPCM5 genome chromosome 7 genomic region, the following are encoded:
- a CDS encoding putative phosphotyrosyl phosphate activator protein: protein MSGSDAMATHASRWRPTQNPAAVRKYSSETAAPQPPAKIILEDHSLVEVFRRSAAFQRIIAYVQGCSEAVESTPNHQRLSATVDDCDDTVRYLVTDYLPRLHDIVTAIPLEDMAQQRFGNRAKRVFHARLEETVVADMEKLVRTFPTSAGRSEEAITDMATEVAAYVMDSFGNATRLDYGSGHELHFFIVIMICLEEHGDGGGSLKDEPAVLVPLEVPPPPPVPPMERAEVRKRRQDYIFYIFHEYMRLVRRLQKRYSLEPAGSHGVWGLDDYHHIPYIFGGAQLINAEVQPVKPAADQEAMVVLPKHICDRAKVEILKDSYLYFSMIAWILENKTGPFHEHSNMLYNISGVEHWSKIYSGMVKMFAAEVLAKFNVSQHLLFGRHLPWNTKTM, encoded by the coding sequence ATGAGCGGCTCTGACGCGATGGCGACGCACGCgtcgaggtggcggccgacGCAGAACCCGGCAGCCGTGCGGAAGTACTCGAGCGAgactgccgctccgcagccACCCGCGAAGATTATCCTGGAGGACCACTCCCTCGTCGAGGTCTTCCGGCGCTCGGCGGCTTTTCAGAGGATTATTGCCTACGTACAAGGCtgcagcgaggcggtggAGTCGACACCAAACCACCAGCGCCTGTCCGCCACGGTGGATGACTGCGACGATACGGTGAGGTACCTCGTAACGGACTACCTGCCACGCCTGCATGACATTGTGACCGCCATCCCGCTGGAGGAcatggcgcagcagcgcttcggcAACCGCGCCAAGCGCGTGTTTCACGCGCGACTCGAGGAGACGGTGGTCGCCGACATGGAGAAGCTCGTCCGAACCTTTCCCACCTCCGCGGGCCGGTCGGAGGAGGCGATCACCGATATGGCGACAGAGGTGGCGGCGTACGTCATGGACTCTTTCGGCAACGCCACGCGCCTCGActacggcagcggccacgaGCTGCACTTCTTTATTGTCATCATGATCTGCCTCGAGgagcacggcgacggcggcgggagTCTAAAGGATGAGCCGGCGGTGCTCGTCCCGCtcgaggtgccgccgccgccgccggtgcctcCGATGGAGCGCGCAGAGGTGCGCAAGCGGCGTCAGGACTACATCTTCTACATCTTCCACGAATACATGCGTCTGGTCCGGCGGCTGCAGAAGCGTTACTCGCTCGAGCCGGCGGGGTCGCATGGGGTGTGGGGCCTAGACGACTATCACCACATCCCCTACATCTTCGGTGGCGCGCAGCTCATCAACGCGGAGGTACAGCCGGTGAAACCGGCGGCCGATCAGGAGGCGATGGTAGTGCTCCCCAAGCACATTTGCGACCGCGCCAAGGTGGAGATACTCAAGGACAGCTATCTCTACTTTAGCATGATCGCGTGGATTTTGGAGAACAAGACGGGACCCTTCCACGAGCACAGCAACATGCTGTACAACATCTCCGGCGTCGAGCACTGGTCGAAGATCTACAGCGGCATGGTGAAGATGTTCgccgcggaggtgctggcgaAGTTCAACGTgtcgcagcacctcctcttcgGCCGACATCTGCCGTGGAACACGAAGACGATGTGA
- a CDS encoding phosphatidylglycerophosphate synthase-like protein has protein sequence MPTLLVYLVILAIAAGVTFALFGEVGEADVAPADALELFATATPTASGATTFSLEATTEAKTGGDDCGARKSHAAPGDESGIAHIQSLLMKCGVPPQQQEMISFLGRHCCVLPVKSHTVRVLNHPAVFYEELKKRVMAAQRSITLSALYIGDGPLSRAFVACLEERVRWAAAGGHPFSITILLDYNRMQDRKNLVSLKTLMELAQQTASTAPLPVDAAIAGASASSPTTRSPSTLGSSSIFADGERDAEEDEAVRGDSADGASATTTTTAAAASTGVRVRLFLYQNPSKWNGVFAPFGRAKEVLGVQHTKIFVFDQRHTILTGANLSDDYFATRMDRYMIVGDNVLVARWFTQLVRTANRMSHPVVCRKEFAEQLTSGADTCASRTPNKSGALGHSSAAFLSSRMAAATANGSAPEPLQSPLRWVVEKVNRAVSPPLTSLVSQREGSPTLHRKSDLVILANALQMDPSVDTEAFCARANALLHDFAAWARRLCAAAKVDWGCYDTFLFPTVQAGRAGVYHDSVIVKQLLRLSTAEDHIFLASPYLNMHASFVDEVLHGTSYVDCITASVQTNGWNGQKGMAGRIPLFYLQLERSFYYLMKAYNCLRRVHIREFSVKGLTFHAKGLWFMGRRCCSGAAAAAASPPGKDGEGDARQRHDDRGADAAAADPCPPESISAPYLVAYGSTNYGYRSVHKDVEAEAFLLTTNDALRETLRQELLFLLQQSVPVTEAQFVGTAMGRFQPVISLIAHLGHDFL, from the coding sequence ATGCCTACACTGCTCGTGTACCTCGTCAtcctcgccatcgccgccggcgtcacgTTTGCGCTCTTTGGCGAGGTCGGAGAGGCGGACGTGGCACCAGCGGACGCGCTGGAGCTGTTTGCTACTGCGACCCCCAcggccagcggcgccacaaCTTTCTCGCTGGAGGCGACTACCGAGGCGAAGACCGGTGGTGACGACTGTGGTGCTCGCAAGAGCCATGCCGCGCCGGGAGATGAGAGCGGCATAGCGCACATCCAGTCGCTCTTAATGAAGTGCGGCGTGCCAcctcagcagcaggagaTGATATCCTTCTTGGGCAGGCACTGTTGCGTGCTGCCGGTAAAGTCGCACACCGTCCGCGTGCTGAACCACCCCGCCGTCTTTTACGAGGAGCTGAAAAAGCGTGtcatggcggcgcagcgctccATCACACTCTCGGCCCTCTACATCGGTGATGGGCCCCTCTCGAGAGCCTTCGTAGCATGCTTGGAGGAGCGCGTGCGAtgggctgcagcaggcggacACCCGTTCTCCATCACGATCCTACTTGACTACAACCGCATGCAGGACCGAAAGAACTTGGTTTCACTGAAGACGCTGATGGAGCTGGCACAGCAGACGGCGAGCACGGCCCCGCTGCCCGTCGACGCAGCCATAGCGGGAGCGAGCGCGTCCTCTCCGACGACGCGCTCACCGTCCACGCTGGGCAGCTCCTCCATCTTCGCAGACGGCGAGCGAGAcgccgaggaagacgaggcggTGCGTGGCGACAGCGCAGATGGTGCatcggccaccaccaccaccaccgcagctgctgcgtcgacCGGGGTGAGAGTGcgtctcttcctctaccAGAACCCTAGCAAGTGGAATGGAGTCTTCGCGCCCTTCGGGCGGGCCAAGGAGGTGCTCGGCGTGCAGCACACGAAGATCTTTGTCTTCGACCAGCGCCACACCATCCTGACCGGGGCGAACCTCTCAGACGACTACTTCGCCACCCGCATGGATCGCTACATGATAGTGGGGGACAACGTCCTCGTCGCGCGGTGGTTTACGCAGCTCGTGCGCACGGCGAATCGCATGTCGCACCCTGTCGTCTGCCGCAAGGAGTTTGCGGAGCAGCtcaccagcggcgccgacacctGTGCGAGTCGCACGCCTAACAAGAGTGGTGCGCTGGGGCATTCTTCTGCCGCTTTCCTGTCCTCACgcatggcggcggcaaccGCGAACGGCTCCGCTCCAGAGCCGCTGCAATCTCCATTACGTTGGGTGGTGGAGAAGGTGAATCGTGCGGTGTCGCCGCCACTGACATCGCTGGTATCGCAACGCGAGGGGTCGCCGACGCTGCATCGCAAGAGCGACCTCGTAATCTTGGCGAACGCGCTCCAGATGGACCCCTCCGTCGACACGGAGGCATTCTGTGCACGGGCcaacgcgctgctgcacgactTTGCCGCGTGGGCACGGCGgctgtgcgcggcggcgaaggtcGACTGGGGCTGCTACGACACGTTTTTGTTTCCTACGGTGCAGGCGGGTCGTGCGGGGGTGTACCACGACAGCGTCATCgtgaagcagctgctgcggctctccACCGCCGAGGATCATATCTTTTTGGCCTCGCCGTACCTGAACATGCACGCGTCCTTCGTGGACGAGGTGCTACACGGCACGAGCTACGTGGACTGCATCACGGCGAGTGTGCAGACGAACGGCTGGAACGGGCAAAAAGGCATGGCCGGCCGCATCCCTCTCTTCTACCTGCAGCTGGAGCGATCCTTCTATTATCTCATGAAGGCGTACAACTGCCTGCGTCGGGTGCACATCCGCGAGTTCTCCGTGAAGGGTTTGACCTTCCACGCGAAGGGCTTGTGGTTCATgggccggcggtgctgctcaggcgccgccgccgccgccgcctcccccccagGCAAAGACGGTGAGGGCGATGCTAGGCAGCGCCACGACGaccgcggcgccgatgccgcggccgcaGACCCGTGCCCACCGGAGAGCATCTCCGCTCCGTACCTCGTCGCGTACGGCAGCACCAACTATGGATATCGCTCCGTTCACAAGGACGTCGAGGCGGAGGCGTTCCTGCTGACCACCAACGACGCACTGCGCGagacgctgcggcaggagCTGCTCTTTCTTCTCCAGCAGTCTGTCCCAGTCACGGAGGCGCAGTTTGTGGGCACGGCGATGGGCCGCTTCCAGCCTGTGATTTCGCTGATCGCTCACCTCGGCCACGATTTCCTGTAA